A window from Bosea sp. ANAM02 encodes these proteins:
- a CDS encoding pyridoxal-phosphate dependent enzyme, with product MSDLQTILREPRYDLVKAPTPLQRLSGFERQLGRPGLYMKRDDLMEIGLGGNKLRSLEFWLGAALQERADIVLVAGGATSNLCRLTAVAAAMARLDCVIIHNAEDSPANRERSFLNRLFGAETRFIGVVGEDERGAAVKAAAAELRQQGRSPYIAGDAVLGALGYVLAAFELHGQSQREPAPLRHVFLAGSMGPTEAGFIFGNAMLGHPFQVHLVSVEYEQAELEARIRRIYDGIGERTGLSVGGLDRAPLHYHMAHLGGGWGVPTPESEAAIVAFARTEGILIEHVYTAKTCAGFLDLVANGTIPQDEPACIIHTGGTASLFAQRELFRTVS from the coding sequence ATGTCGGACCTGCAGACCATCCTGCGCGAGCCACGCTACGATCTCGTCAAGGCGCCGACGCCGCTGCAGCGCCTCTCCGGCTTCGAGCGCCAGCTCGGGCGGCCGGGCCTCTATATGAAGCGCGACGACCTGATGGAGATCGGGCTCGGCGGCAACAAGCTGCGCAGCCTCGAATTCTGGCTGGGCGCTGCCTTGCAGGAGCGCGCCGACATCGTCCTCGTCGCGGGCGGGGCGACGTCCAATCTCTGCCGTCTCACCGCCGTAGCCGCCGCGATGGCGCGGCTGGATTGCGTGATCATCCACAATGCCGAGGACAGCCCGGCGAATCGCGAGCGCTCCTTCCTGAATCGCCTGTTCGGCGCTGAGACGCGTTTCATCGGCGTGGTCGGCGAAGACGAGCGCGGAGCGGCGGTGAAGGCTGCAGCAGCGGAGTTAAGGCAGCAGGGACGCAGCCCCTATATCGCCGGGGACGCTGTGCTCGGTGCGCTCGGCTATGTCCTGGCTGCTTTCGAACTGCACGGGCAGTCGCAGCGCGAACCGGCTCCGTTGCGGCATGTCTTCCTCGCCGGTTCGATGGGGCCGACCGAGGCCGGCTTCATCTTCGGCAACGCCATGCTCGGCCACCCCTTCCAGGTCCATCTCGTCAGCGTCGAATACGAGCAGGCCGAGCTGGAGGCCCGCATCCGCCGGATCTACGACGGCATCGGCGAGCGGACCGGGCTTTCGGTCGGCGGGCTCGATCGGGCGCCGCTGCACTATCACATGGCCCATCTCGGCGGGGGCTGGGGCGTGCCGACGCCCGAATCGGAAGCGGCGATCGTCGCCTTCGCCCGCACCGAGGGCATCCTGATCGAGCATGTCTACACCGCGAAGACCTGCGCCGGCTTCCTTGATCTGGTCGCGAACGGCACGATTCCGCAGGACGAACCGGCCTGCATCATCCATACCGGCGGGACGGCCTCGCTCTTCGCGCAGCGCGAGCTGTTCCGCACGGTGAGCTGA
- a CDS encoding Gfo/Idh/MocA family oxidoreductase — MKIALVGTGFVADYYITTLVNHPALALAGVWDHDAARLEAFRAFHDIPAYPDLDALLADPAVQIVVNLTTPESHCEISSRALAAGKHVYCEKPLAMGLAQAETLVAQAETAGLTLATAPANGLSDAHRLVEDVLRSGRIGAPRLVYAAMEDGPVFRDKWETWRSRSGAPWPGLHEFEIGCTLEHAGYALSWLVTLFGPVESLTAFSAVTFPDKGPGTGHVAMAPDFSVGCLNFRSGVVARLTNGLAAPRDRSLQVFAEKGSLTVRDLWDNRSVVHVEEADAPRPLLGRILTRAEAKLGRALPWKPAPGRRLPYPAQPTSKALPGYPSQIDFMRGVADQAEAIARGEAPRFSGGLALHITELALALNNARDLAQPYRPRSSF, encoded by the coding sequence ATGAAGATCGCGCTCGTCGGCACGGGGTTCGTCGCCGACTACTACATCACCACGCTGGTGAACCATCCGGCGCTCGCTCTCGCCGGCGTCTGGGATCACGATGCGGCGCGGCTCGAAGCCTTCCGCGCCTTCCACGACATCCCCGCCTATCCCGATCTCGATGCCCTGCTGGCCGACCCGGCCGTGCAGATCGTCGTCAACCTGACGACGCCCGAAAGCCATTGCGAGATCAGCAGCCGCGCGCTTGCCGCCGGCAAGCATGTCTATTGCGAGAAGCCGCTAGCGATGGGATTGGCGCAGGCCGAGACGCTGGTCGCGCAGGCAGAAACTGCCGGGCTGACGCTCGCGACCGCGCCGGCCAACGGTCTCAGCGACGCACATCGCCTCGTCGAGGATGTCCTGCGTTCCGGCCGGATCGGCGCGCCACGCCTGGTCTATGCAGCGATGGAGGATGGCCCGGTCTTCCGCGACAAATGGGAGACCTGGCGCTCGCGCTCGGGCGCGCCCTGGCCCGGACTGCACGAGTTCGAGATCGGCTGCACGCTGGAACATGCCGGCTACGCGCTGTCCTGGCTGGTGACGCTGTTCGGACCCGTCGAGAGCCTGACGGCGTTCTCCGCCGTAACCTTTCCGGACAAGGGACCGGGCACCGGGCACGTCGCAATGGCGCCGGATTTCTCGGTGGGCTGCCTGAATTTCCGCTCCGGCGTCGTCGCGCGATTGACCAACGGGCTCGCCGCTCCCCGCGACCGCTCGCTGCAGGTCTTCGCCGAGAAGGGCTCGCTGACTGTGCGCGATCTCTGGGACAATCGCTCCGTGGTCCATGTCGAGGAGGCCGATGCGCCGAGACCGCTGCTCGGACGCATCCTGACGCGGGCCGAGGCGAAGCTCGGGCGCGCGCTACCCTGGAAGCCTGCGCCGGGGCGCAGGCTGCCCTATCCCGCGCAGCCGACGAGCAAGGCCCTGCCCGGCTATCCCTCGCAGATCGATTTCATGCGGGGCGTGGCGGATCAGGCCGAGGCGATCGCGCGCGGCGAGGCGCCGCGCTTCTCGGGCGGACTCGCGCTGCATATCACAGAGCTCGCGCTCGCTCTCAACAACGCCCGTGACCTGGCACAGCCCTACCGGCCGCGCTCAAGCTTCTGA
- a CDS encoding cupredoxin domain-containing protein, with the protein MTALLLACGGVTAFIYAAGSGGRRGAAAGTSDIAIAITDRTCQPATLTVPAGRLSFVVSNRGERVLEWEILDGVMVLEERENIAPGQSRRLTTQLHPGEYAITCGLLSAPRGRLIVQASTAQPRPALTLMDMVGPAAEYRAVLSERSAALGAALDRLEQAEGTGDLQAAGKARREAASLLSGLHPATADDGELEGLYGTLQAALSGAAVAIKPAAETFRAALAQRTVLPDTMLAGAINLLSSPDGEAASPEDAIAASDIAKLLLPLTVRVDPALAARVRADLVALPDDAKPGGARQALAEDLAAMRKALALPEAERKS; encoded by the coding sequence ATGACCGCGCTGCTGCTGGCCTGCGGCGGCGTCACGGCCTTCATCTATGCCGCCGGCAGCGGTGGCCGACGCGGGGCGGCGGCCGGGACGAGCGATATCGCCATCGCGATCACCGACCGGACCTGCCAGCCGGCGACGCTGACCGTTCCCGCCGGCAGGTTGAGCTTCGTCGTGAGCAATCGCGGCGAACGCGTGCTGGAATGGGAAATTCTCGACGGCGTCATGGTGCTGGAGGAGCGCGAGAACATCGCGCCGGGCCAGTCGCGCCGGCTGACGACGCAGCTTCATCCCGGCGAATACGCCATCACCTGCGGCCTGCTCAGCGCGCCGCGCGGCCGCCTGATCGTGCAGGCCTCGACGGCGCAGCCACGCCCGGCCCTGACGCTGATGGACATGGTCGGCCCTGCCGCCGAATACCGCGCGGTCCTCAGCGAGCGCTCGGCCGCACTCGGGGCGGCGCTCGACAGGCTCGAACAGGCGGAAGGCACGGGCGACCTGCAGGCGGCGGGCAAAGCCCGCCGCGAGGCCGCTTCGCTGCTATCCGGACTGCACCCGGCCACGGCGGACGACGGCGAGCTCGAAGGGCTCTACGGCACGTTGCAGGCGGCGCTCTCCGGCGCAGCGGTCGCGATCAAGCCGGCGGCCGAGACTTTCCGCGCCGCGCTCGCCCAGCGCACCGTCCTACCCGACACGATGCTGGCGGGCGCGATCAACCTTCTCTCGTCGCCGGATGGCGAGGCCGCCTCGCCCGAGGACGCCATTGCCGCGAGCGATATCGCGAAGCTGCTGCTGCCACTGACGGTGCGCGTCGATCCGGCACTGGCGGCACGTGTGCGGGCCGATCTCGTGGCCCTGCCCGACGACGCCAAGCCGGGTGGCGCGCGGCAGGCGCTGGCCGAAGACCTCGCGGCCATGCGCAAGGCGCTCGCTTTGCCCGAAGCGGAGCGCAAGTCATGA
- a CDS encoding class II glutamine amidotransferase, translating to MCRFLAYSGVPVFLEDFVASPCHSLIHQSLHAEEAKTGTNGDGFGVGWYGERPEPGQYREVRPAWSDENLLSIARQVRSHLFFAHVRAATGTATTRANCHPFVHGRYLFMHNGQIGGYGTIRRRLEALIPDSLYGARAGTTDSEALFLLALSHLAEGMAPGDALATALSDTLALMEQAGVREPLRCAAALADGDGIHAIRWSSDTKPPSLYVCERPDSVVVASEPVDAQRECWQALPCNTLVTVQGGAVTFSPFEIALKQAA from the coding sequence ATGTGCCGCTTCCTCGCCTATTCCGGCGTTCCCGTCTTCCTCGAGGATTTCGTCGCCTCGCCCTGCCATTCGCTGATCCACCAGTCGCTCCATGCCGAGGAGGCCAAGACCGGCACGAATGGCGATGGCTTCGGCGTCGGCTGGTATGGCGAGCGGCCCGAGCCCGGCCAGTATCGCGAGGTGCGCCCCGCCTGGTCCGACGAGAACCTGCTCTCGATCGCGCGGCAGGTGCGCTCGCATCTGTTCTTCGCCCATGTCCGCGCCGCGACCGGCACCGCGACGACGCGCGCGAACTGCCACCCCTTCGTCCATGGCCGCTATCTCTTCATGCATAACGGCCAGATCGGCGGCTACGGCACGATCCGCCGGCGGCTGGAGGCGCTGATCCCGGATTCGCTCTACGGCGCCCGCGCCGGCACGACCGACTCCGAAGCCCTGTTCCTGCTCGCGCTCTCCCATCTGGCGGAAGGCATGGCGCCGGGCGACGCGCTGGCCACCGCCCTGTCGGATACGCTCGCGCTGATGGAGCAGGCCGGCGTGCGCGAGCCGCTGCGCTGTGCCGCCGCGCTGGCCGATGGCGATGGCATCCATGCGATCCGCTGGTCCTCCGACACCAAGCCACCGAGCCTCTATGTCTGCGAGCGGCCCGACAGCGTCGTCGTCGCCTCCGAGCCGGTCGATGCCCAGCGCGAATGCTGGCAGGCCCTGCCCTGCAACACGCTGGTCACGGTGCAGGGCGGCGCGGTGACCTTCTCGCCCTTCGAGATCGCGCTGAAGCAGGCGGCTTAA
- the rocF gene encoding arginase, with protein sequence MTASSTNAPASQGRIALLGCPIEVGASRRGALMGPAGLRTAGLVGVLESLGYAVSDHGDILPRDLKPVDGPAPANARFYNEIAAWMRALSARAYEIARSGDTPIFLGGDHSLSMGSVNGVARHWQEQGRKLFVLWLDAHADFNMPAISPSGNMHGMSSAFLCGETGLDDLLGAEPRASIAHEQLSLFGIRSIDPLEKAAVKARGVDIADMRAIDEHGVGVLIRQVIEKVRAANGVLHVSFDVDFLDPPLAPGVGTTVPGGATYREAHLVMELLHDSGLVRSMDIVELNPFLDDRGQTARLAVELAGSLFGQQITDRQTPSNAIGAA encoded by the coding sequence ATGACCGCCTCCTCGACGAACGCTCCCGCCTCCCAGGGCCGCATCGCCCTGCTCGGTTGCCCGATCGAGGTCGGCGCCTCGCGTCGCGGCGCGTTGATGGGCCCAGCCGGCCTGCGCACCGCCGGTCTCGTCGGCGTTCTGGAAAGCCTCGGCTACGCGGTCAGCGACCATGGCGACATCCTGCCGCGCGACCTGAAGCCGGTGGATGGCCCCGCCCCGGCCAATGCCCGCTTCTACAACGAGATCGCCGCCTGGATGCGCGCGCTCAGCGCCCGCGCCTACGAGATAGCCCGCTCCGGCGACACGCCGATCTTCCTCGGCGGCGATCACAGCCTGTCGATGGGCTCGGTCAACGGCGTCGCCCGCCACTGGCAGGAGCAGGGTCGCAAACTCTTCGTGCTCTGGCTCGACGCCCATGCCGATTTCAACATGCCGGCGATCTCGCCCTCCGGGAACATGCACGGCATGTCCTCGGCCTTCCTCTGCGGGGAGACCGGGCTCGACGATCTGCTCGGCGCCGAGCCGCGTGCCTCGATCGCGCATGAGCAGCTCAGCCTGTTCGGCATCCGCTCGATCGATCCGCTGGAGAAGGCGGCGGTGAAGGCTCGCGGCGTCGACATCGCCGACATGCGCGCCATCGACGAGCACGGCGTCGGCGTGCTGATCCGCCAGGTCATCGAGAAGGTGCGCGCGGCAAACGGCGTGCTGCACGTATCCTTCGACGTCGATTTCCTCGATCCGCCGCTGGCGCCGGGCGTCGGCACCACCGTGCCGGGCGGCGCGACCTATCGCGAGGCCCATCTGGTGATGGAGCTGCTGCACGATTCCGGGCTGGTGCGCTCGATGGACATCGTCGAGCTCAACCCCTTTCTCGACGATCGCGGCCAGACCGCCCGCCTCGCGGTCGAGCTCGCCGGCAGCCTGTTCGGCCAGCAGATCACCGACCGGCAGACACCTTCGAACGCGATCGGCGCGGCGTAA
- a CDS encoding aldehyde dehydrogenase family protein, with protein MLQVVQAFDRAPITEIETDDEAALERKLQAAQAVFKDRDNWLKPHQRIAILRRLAGLLEARRDHFAMQIAREGGKPLPDAMVEANRAVDGVYNAAEELRNFAGREIPMGLSAAAADRWAFTTKEPIGIIAAISAFNHPLNLIVHQVAPAIAVGCPVIVKPAGTTPLSCIDFVKLVHDAGLPEAWCQTFVPLETALAEKFATDPRIAFLSFIGSAKVGWHLHSKLAHGARSALEHGGVAPAIVDRSADLDGIIEPIVKGGYYHAGQVCVSTQRIYVHDAIINDFTERLVARVRKLRTGDPTLKDTEVGPLIIPKEADRVASWIDEAVKGGARLATGGGRLSETTLEPTVLIDPDPEARISREEVFGPVVAIYRYSKLDDAIARANSLPVAFQASIFAQDIDIALRAANRLDASAVMVNDPTTFRTDWMPFAGRRVSGYGTGGIPYTMRDMTQEKMILLKRR; from the coding sequence ATGCTCCAGGTTGTTCAGGCCTTTGACCGCGCCCCGATCACCGAGATCGAAACCGATGACGAGGCCGCGCTCGAACGCAAGCTCCAGGCGGCGCAGGCGGTCTTCAAGGATCGCGACAACTGGCTGAAGCCGCATCAGCGGATCGCGATCCTGCGCAGGCTCGCCGGCCTGCTCGAAGCCAGGCGCGACCATTTCGCCATGCAGATCGCGCGCGAGGGCGGCAAGCCGCTGCCGGACGCGATGGTCGAAGCCAACCGGGCGGTCGACGGCGTCTACAATGCGGCCGAGGAACTCCGGAACTTCGCCGGGCGCGAGATCCCGATGGGGCTCTCGGCGGCGGCCGCCGATCGCTGGGCCTTCACCACCAAGGAGCCGATCGGCATCATCGCGGCGATTTCGGCCTTCAACCACCCGCTCAACCTGATCGTGCATCAGGTCGCGCCGGCGATCGCGGTCGGCTGCCCGGTCATCGTCAAGCCGGCCGGCACGACGCCGCTCTCCTGCATCGACTTCGTCAAGCTGGTGCATGACGCCGGATTGCCGGAAGCCTGGTGCCAGACATTCGTGCCCTTGGAGACCGCGCTGGCGGAGAAGTTCGCCACCGATCCGCGCATCGCCTTCCTGAGCTTCATCGGCTCTGCCAAGGTCGGCTGGCACCTGCATTCCAAGCTCGCCCATGGCGCCCGCTCGGCGCTGGAACATGGCGGCGTCGCGCCGGCGATCGTCGACAGGAGCGCCGATCTCGACGGAATCATCGAGCCGATCGTGAAGGGCGGCTACTACCATGCCGGACAGGTCTGCGTGTCGACGCAGCGGATCTATGTCCATGACGCGATCATCAATGACTTTACCGAGCGGCTCGTGGCGCGGGTCCGAAAGCTGCGCACCGGCGACCCGACGTTGAAGGACACCGAAGTCGGCCCGCTGATCATCCCGAAAGAGGCCGACCGCGTCGCCTCCTGGATCGACGAAGCGGTGAAGGGCGGCGCGCGGCTCGCCACCGGCGGCGGGCGCCTGTCCGAGACGACGCTTGAGCCGACCGTGCTGATCGACCCCGATCCGGAAGCGCGCATCTCCAGAGAGGAGGTCTTCGGCCCGGTCGTCGCGATCTACCGCTACAGCAAGCTCGACGATGCGATCGCGCGGGCGAATTCGCTGCCCGTCGCCTTCCAGGCCAGCATCTTCGCGCAGGATATCGACATCGCCTTGCGCGCCGCGAACCGGCTCGACGCCTCCGCCGTGATGGTCAACGATCCCACGACCTTCCGCACCGACTGGATGCCCTTCGCCGGACGGCGCGTCTCCGGCTACGGCACCGGCGGCATTCCCTACACGATGCGCGACATGACCCAGGAGAAGATGATCCTGCTCAAGCGGCGCTGA
- a CDS encoding TIGR02300 family protein, producing the protein MAKPELGTKRVCPVTGRKFYDLNKDPIVSPYTGQAYPRAMFEPQAKAAAAAKPEADEEDETEAADGAVELVSLDEADAEASEKEAVVTSEDDIEVEDVGGDDEDDTFLEEDEEGDDDVSDLIDGDIEGDEDN; encoded by the coding sequence GTGGCGAAACCGGAACTCGGAACGAAGCGCGTTTGCCCGGTCACGGGGCGCAAGTTCTATGATTTGAACAAGGATCCCATCGTCTCGCCCTATACGGGCCAGGCGTATCCGCGGGCGATGTTCGAACCGCAGGCCAAGGCGGCTGCGGCAGCGAAGCCCGAGGCGGACGAGGAGGACGAGACCGAGGCCGCCGATGGCGCCGTCGAGCTCGTCTCGCTCGACGAGGCCGATGCCGAGGCGTCCGAGAAGGAAGCCGTCGTCACCAGCGAGGACGATATCGAGGTCGAGGATGTCGGCGGCGATGACGAGGACGACACCTTCCTCGAAGAGGATGAGGAAGGCGACGACGACGTCTCCGACCTGATCGATGGCGACATCGAAGGCGACGAGGACAACTGA
- the efeO gene encoding iron uptake system protein EfeO, whose translation MRLRFARLAGASLIAMMTAGSAWAASPLDLVAPVAEYKLYVSKGVDQLVKDTKVFTDAVKAGDLAKARALYAPTRVSYEKIEPVAELFSDLDGKIDSRADDHEKAEKDPEFTGFHRIEYGLFAKNSTEGLGPFADGLLADVTELQSRIKGLTVPPDKMVGGAAALIEEVAATKISGEEDRYSHTDLWDFQANVDGAKKIVDLLRPLVVKEDKALAGKIDANFVTVDKTLAKYRLKDGGFETYDKLSEADRKALAAMITTLAEDLSRLRGVLGLG comes from the coding sequence ATGCGCTTGCGTTTCGCAAGGCTGGCCGGTGCCAGCCTGATCGCCATGATGACCGCCGGATCGGCATGGGCCGCCTCGCCGCTCGACCTCGTGGCGCCGGTTGCCGAGTACAAGCTCTATGTCTCCAAGGGCGTCGATCAACTGGTGAAGGACACCAAGGTCTTCACCGATGCCGTCAAGGCCGGCGACCTCGCCAAGGCCCGGGCGCTCTACGCGCCGACCCGCGTCTCCTATGAGAAGATCGAGCCCGTGGCCGAATTGTTCAGTGATCTCGACGGCAAGATCGACTCGCGCGCCGACGACCACGAGAAGGCCGAGAAGGACCCGGAATTCACCGGCTTCCACCGCATCGAATATGGTCTCTTCGCCAAGAACAGCACGGAGGGGCTCGGCCCCTTCGCCGACGGCCTGCTCGCCGACGTCACGGAATTGCAGAGCCGCATCAAGGGCCTGACGGTGCCGCCGGACAAGATGGTCGGCGGTGCGGCGGCGCTGATCGAGGAGGTCGCGGCGACCAAGATCTCCGGCGAGGAAGACCGCTACAGCCATACCGATCTCTGGGATTTCCAGGCCAATGTCGACGGCGCCAAAAAGATCGTCGACCTGCTGCGCCCGCTCGTCGTCAAGGAGGATAAGGCGCTGGCCGGGAAGATCGACGCCAATTTCGTGACCGTCGACAAGACGCTCGCCAAGTACAGGCTCAAGGATGGCGGCTTCGAGACCTATGACAAGCTGAGCGAGGCCGACCGCAAGGCGCTGGCCGCGATGATCACCACGCTGGCGGAGGACCTCTCCAGGCTGCGCGGCGTGCTCGGCCTCGGCTGA
- a CDS encoding acetolactate synthase large subunit: MKKGSDLLVEALENEGVDRVFGVPGEENLDVVESLRRSKIELVLTRHEQAAAFMAATHGRLTGRPGVCIATLGPGALNFSTGAAYAHLGAMPMILITGQKAIMTAKQARFQIVDVVASMRPLTKMTRQIVSPGSIPSVVRDAFRVAMEERPGPVHLELPEDIAAEEVEDIPMIPVHALDRPVAPAAPLDRAAAMILAARRPLVMIGAAGNRPHLVEPLSTAVRRIGLPFFNTQMGKGAVTGGSNLYLGTAALSEGDYVHEAVAAADLIIAVGHDTIEKPPFLMRQAGGPKVIHLGFQSANVEQVYHPDAEVIGDIGVTMTGLADRLEGKLPEQKQTLELRQKILAKINARAEEDRFPVTPQRLVHDVRAVMPEDGMVCLDNGMYKIWFARNYRTHVANTLLLDNALATMGAGLPSAMMAAMLHPERRVMAVCGDGGFMMNSQEMETAVRLGLNLVVLVLNDGAYGMIRWKQAVDQFPDYGMTFGNPDFVRYAEAYGAKGSRVTSAEALVPTLEAAFKGGGVHLVDCPIDYSENTRVLVEELRNKVPDVDLA, from the coding sequence ATGAAGAAGGGTTCCGATCTCCTGGTCGAGGCGCTCGAGAACGAGGGCGTCGATCGCGTCTTCGGCGTTCCCGGCGAGGAAAATCTCGACGTCGTCGAATCCCTGCGCCGGTCGAAGATCGAGCTTGTCCTGACCAGGCACGAGCAGGCCGCCGCCTTCATGGCCGCGACGCATGGGCGCCTCACCGGCCGCCCCGGCGTCTGCATCGCGACCCTCGGACCCGGCGCGCTTAACTTCTCGACCGGGGCGGCCTATGCCCATCTCGGCGCGATGCCGATGATCCTGATCACCGGGCAGAAGGCGATCATGACCGCCAAGCAGGCGCGTTTCCAGATCGTCGACGTCGTCGCCTCGATGCGCCCGCTGACCAAGATGACACGCCAGATCGTCAGCCCCGGCAGCATCCCCTCCGTGGTGCGCGATGCCTTCCGCGTGGCGATGGAGGAGCGGCCGGGTCCGGTCCATCTCGAACTGCCCGAGGATATCGCGGCCGAGGAGGTCGAGGATATCCCGATGATTCCGGTTCATGCGCTCGACCGGCCGGTCGCGCCGGCTGCCCCGCTCGACCGCGCCGCCGCGATGATCCTCGCCGCCAGGCGCCCGCTGGTGATGATCGGCGCCGCCGGCAACCGGCCGCATCTCGTCGAGCCGCTTTCGACGGCGGTGCGCCGCATCGGCCTGCCCTTCTTCAACACGCAGATGGGCAAAGGCGCCGTCACCGGCGGCTCCAACCTCTATCTTGGCACCGCAGCGCTCTCCGAGGGCGACTATGTCCATGAGGCCGTCGCCGCCGCCGATCTCATCATCGCGGTCGGCCACGACACGATCGAGAAGCCGCCCTTCCTGATGCGCCAAGCCGGCGGACCGAAGGTGATCCATCTCGGCTTCCAGTCCGCCAATGTCGAGCAGGTCTACCATCCCGATGCCGAGGTGATCGGCGATATCGGCGTCACCATGACGGGGCTCGCCGACCGGCTGGAAGGCAAGCTGCCCGAGCAGAAGCAGACGCTTGAACTGCGCCAGAAGATCCTCGCGAAGATCAATGCCCGCGCCGAGGAGGACCGCTTCCCGGTGACGCCGCAGCGTCTCGTCCACGACGTGCGCGCGGTGATGCCGGAGGACGGCATGGTCTGCCTCGACAACGGCATGTACAAGATCTGGTTCGCGCGGAACTACCGCACCCATGTCGCCAACACGCTCCTGCTCGACAATGCGCTGGCGACGATGGGCGCAGGCCTTCCCTCGGCGATGATGGCGGCGATGCTGCATCCCGAGCGGCGCGTCATGGCCGTCTGCGGCGATGGCGGCTTCATGATGAACTCGCAGGAGATGGAAACGGCGGTCCGGCTCGGGCTCAACCTCGTCGTGCTCGTCCTCAATGACGGCGCCTATGGCATGATCCGCTGGAAGCAGGCCGTCGACCAGTTCCCGGATTACGGCATGACCTTCGGCAATCCCGATTTCGTGCGCTATGCCGAGGCCTATGGCGCCAAGGGCTCGCGCGTCACCTCGGCCGAAGCGCTGGTGCCGACGCTGGAGGCCGCGTTCAAGGGCGGCGGCGTCCATCTCGTCGACTGCCCGATCGACTATTCCGAGAACACCCGCGTCCTCGTCGAGGAACTCAGGAACAAGGTGCCGGACGTGGATCTGGCTTAA
- the efeB gene encoding iron uptake transporter deferrochelatase/peroxidase subunit, giving the protein MTRPDKPFIPSRRSLLTGGAAALGSASLAQASGEPVQNPAAAPESETTAQRQPFHGLHQSGIVTPRPATGMVAAFDVTATSLDELERLFRLLSERIAFLMQGGPAPTADPGFPPPDSGILGPVIAPDNLTVTIALGASLFDERFGLGPFKPRHLQRMKRFRNDALDGALCHGDLLLQFCANTADTNIHALRDILKNAPDLLVLRWKQEGTVPVLKPKPGEPAESARNLLGFRDGTANPDAADTTLMDHLVWVQSGSGEPDWATHGSYQVVRIIRNFVERWDRTPLGEQEAIMGREKASGAPFGGSQEYDEPVYADDPEGKRTKLDAHIRLANPRRPGTEASRMLRRPFNYSNGVTRAGQLDMGLLFICFQQDLERSFIAVQKRLDGEPLEEYIKPVGGGYFFALPGVPEAGSHLGAGLIRAARGIVPAATSTSPRKTGD; this is encoded by the coding sequence ATGACCAGACCGGACAAGCCCTTCATACCCTCGCGGCGCTCGCTCCTGACCGGCGGCGCGGCAGCTCTCGGCAGCGCCTCGCTGGCTCAGGCCTCGGGCGAACCGGTGCAGAATCCGGCGGCGGCGCCCGAAAGCGAGACCACCGCCCAGCGCCAGCCCTTCCACGGCCTCCATCAATCCGGCATCGTCACGCCGCGCCCGGCTACCGGAATGGTCGCTGCCTTCGACGTCACCGCGACCTCGCTGGACGAACTGGAACGGCTCTTCCGGCTGCTCAGCGAGCGCATCGCCTTCCTGATGCAGGGCGGGCCGGCGCCGACCGCCGACCCCGGCTTTCCGCCGCCCGACAGCGGCATCCTCGGCCCGGTCATCGCGCCCGACAACCTCACCGTCACCATCGCGCTCGGCGCCTCGCTCTTCGACGAACGCTTCGGGCTCGGGCCGTTCAAGCCCAGGCATCTCCAGCGGATGAAGCGCTTCCGCAACGACGCGCTCGACGGCGCGCTCTGCCATGGCGATCTCCTGCTGCAGTTCTGCGCCAACACCGCCGACACCAATATCCATGCTCTGCGCGACATCCTGAAGAACGCGCCCGATCTGCTCGTGCTGCGCTGGAAGCAGGAAGGTACGGTGCCGGTGCTGAAGCCGAAGCCCGGCGAGCCGGCCGAGAGCGCCCGCAACCTGCTCGGCTTCCGCGACGGCACTGCCAATCCCGATGCCGCCGACACGACCCTGATGGACCATCTCGTCTGGGTGCAGTCAGGTTCCGGCGAGCCGGACTGGGCGACACATGGCAGCTATCAGGTCGTCAGGATCATCCGGAACTTCGTCGAGCGCTGGGACCGCACGCCGCTCGGCGAGCAGGAAGCGATCATGGGCCGCGAGAAGGCGAGCGGCGCGCCCTTCGGCGGCAGCCAGGAGTATGACGAGCCCGTCTATGCCGACGATCCCGAAGGCAAGCGCACGAAGCTCGACGCCCATATAAGGCTGGCCAATCCGCGCCGCCCGGGGACGGAAGCCAGCCGCATGCTGCGCCGGCCGTTCAACTATTCCAACGGCGTCACCCGCGCCGGCCAGCTCGACATGGGGCTGCTCTTCATCTGCTTCCAGCAGGATCTCGAGCGCAGCTTCATCGCCGTGCAGAAGCGGCTCGATGGCGAGCCGCTGGAGGAATACATCAAGCCTGTCGGCGGCGGCTATTTCTTCGCCCTGCCGGGCGTGCCCGAGGCCGGCAGCCATCTCGGCGCCGGCCTGATTCGGGCCGCGCGCGGCATCGTCCCCGCCGCGACCTCGACTTCCCCCCGCAAGACAGGAGACTGA